The following proteins are co-located in the Phragmites australis chromosome 10, lpPhrAust1.1, whole genome shotgun sequence genome:
- the LOC133883364 gene encoding amino acid transporter AVT6E-like, whose amino-acid sequence MNTNYSALPLTSHSIELQSNGAKSNDVLNGHAKISKQDSFLGEVEDGGGGGEHDELPLICDGPAGPPEGSGVPAAVFNLATSIIGAGIMALPATMKVLGVAVGLVSILAMGVLSEITIELLVRFSAYCRALSYGEVVHRALGRPASVVAQMCVIINNAGVLVVYLIIIGDVMSGSLKHIGVMDQLIGHGEWDNRKLLILVVLVIFLAPLCALEKIDSLSLSSAASVALAIVFVVVSCTIALVKIAEGKISMPRMGPDFSSRAAMLDLLVVIPIMTNAYVCHFNVQPIYNELKEKTPQNMYKVGRISTVLCVVVYALTALSGYLLFGDDTESDVLTNFDKDLGIRFSSVLNYIVRIGYIIHLVLVFPVVHFSLRQTVDSLIFGELATRSRKKTVTLTVVLLALIYLGSTMIPNIWMAFKFTGATTGLALGFMFPALVALRLDKEGSRLGHGERFLSLGLLGLSIIVSVIGVVGNVYTLKSKSE is encoded by the coding sequence ATGAACACGAATTACTCGGCGCTCCCGTTGACCTCCCACTCCATCGAGCTCCAATCCAACGGGGCCAAATCCAATGACGTCCTCAACGGCCACGCCAAGATCTCCAAGCAAGACTCGTTCTTGGGCGAGGTCGAGgacgggggcggcggcggggagcacGACGAGCTGCCGCTCATATGCGACGGCCCCGCCGGGCCGCCCGAGGGGTCCGGCGTGCCCGCCGCCGTGTTCAACCTCGCGACCTCCATCATCGGTGCCGGCATTATGGCGCTCCCGGCCACCATGAAGGTCCTCGGCGTCGCCGTCGGGCTCGTCTCGATCTTGGCCATGGGGGTCCTCTCCGAGATCACCATCGAGCTGCTTGTGAGGTTCTCGGCGTATTGCCGCGCGCTGTCGTACGGTGAGGTCGTGCACAGGGCGCTCGGTCGGCCGGCGAGCGTGGTGGCGCAGATGTGTGTCATCATCAACAACGCTGGAGTCCTAGTGGTGTACCTGATCATCATCGGAGACGTGATGTCCGGGTCACTGAAGCACATCGGCGTCATGGATCAGTTGATTGGCCATGGCGAGTGGGATAACCGGAAGCTGCTGATCTTGGTGGTCCTTGTGATCTTCCTTGCGCCATTGTGCGCTCTAGAGAAGATTGACTCACTGAGCTTGTCCTCCGCGGCATCGGTTGCCCTTGCTATCGTGTTCGTGGTGGTCTCCTGCACCATTGCTTTGGTCAAGATCGCTGAGGGCAAGATCAGCATGCCAAGGATGGGGCCGGATTTCAGCTCACGAGCAGCAATGCTAGATCTGCTCGTCGTGATACCGATCATGACCAACGCCTACGTCTGCCATTTCAATGTCCAGCCGATCTACAATGAGCTCAAGGAGAAGACTCCTCAGAACATGTACAAGGTTGGGAGGATCAGCACGGTGCTGTGTGTTGTGGTGTATGCCCTGACTGCCCTCTCAGGGTACCTCTTGTTTGGCGATGACACGGAGTCcgatgtgctcaccaacttcGACAAGGATCTTGGGATCAGATTCAGCTCGGTCCTCAACTACATTGTCAGGATTGGATATATCATCCACCTGGTCCTCGTGTTCCCAGTCGTCCACTTCTCATTGAGGCAGACGGTGGACTCACTGATCTTCGGGGAGCTGGCGACCCGTAGCAGGAAGAAGACTGTCACATTGACAGTGGTGCTCCTGGCGCTAATCTACCTTGGCTCGACGATGATACCCAACATCTGGATGGCCTTCAAGTTCACCGGGGCGACGACTGGGCTGGCACTGGGGTTCATGTTCCCGGCCCTGGTGGCATTGAGGCTGGACAAGGAAGGGAGTCGCTTGGGGCACGGAGAGAGGTTCCTGTCACTTGGGTTGCTGGGGCTGTCTATAATTGTTAGCGTCATCGGAGTTGTCGGAAATGTATACACCCTGAAGAGTAAGTCTGAGTGA
- the LOC133883572 gene encoding protein OS-9 homolog yields MGFAGRVRALLFFLVVGTVAADQIFTTSGVPFGRSSREPGHRVEFHSVDSPFHPENGQESVPMTSHEGKQYTCFLPVEETKTMKSILPQNVTNVIIESEQRIKPKEPDELLEVLKDQCFYRHEGWWSYEFCYHGKIRQVHVEGEKIIQEYVLGEYDDDATTAYHENRTSEFADEDHHLKDISKRYHVHFYTNGTVCDLTDIPRETEVRFICSEPTVVLISSIKEISSCKYVVTVPSPMLCKNPLFHQEKRTLSIHCNKLPAEAEPTVEDGSLPKEAHISIIPDPDELHNFAAYAT; encoded by the exons ATGGGCTTCGCCGGCCGGGTGCGTGCGCTGCTCTTCTTCCTGGTCGTCGGAACGGTCGCTGCCGACCAGATCTTCACCACTTCAG GTGTGCCATTTGGACGGAGTTCGCGGGAGCCGGGGCACCGTGTCGAGTTCCATTCTGTTGATTCGCCGTTCCATCCG GAGAATGGCCAGGAATCTGTACCAATGACTAGCCATGAGGGGAAACAATATACATGCTTCCTACCAGTGGAAGAAACTAAAACAATGAAGTCAATTCTCCCACAAAATGTGACTAACGTTATAATAGAAAGTGAACAGAGAATTAAGCCAAAGGAGCCAGATGAACTGCTCGAGGTTCTCAAGGATCAATGCTTCTACAGG CACGAAGGTTGGTGGTCTTATGAATTCTGTTATCATGGGAAAATTCGACAGGTTCATGTAGAGGGCGAGAAG ATTATTCAAGAATATGTTCTAGGTGAATATGATGATGATGCGACTACTGCTTACCATGAGAATAGAACCTCCGAGTTTGCTGATGAAGACCATCACCTGAAAGATATTTCTAAGAG GTATCATGTCCACTTCTATACAAATGGGACTGTCTGTGATTTGACAGATATACCCCGGGAGACAGAG GTTAGATTTATTTGCTCGGAGCCCACAGTAGTACTGATCAGTTCAATCAAGGAGATCTCTTCCTGCAAATATGTTGTAACAGTCCCAAGCCCAATGCTTTGCAAAAACCC GTTGTTTCATCAAGAAAAACGCACTCTCTCCATCCACTGCAACAAGTTGCCTGCTGAAGCAGAACCCACCGTGGAGGATGGCTCACTTCCCAAAGAAGCTCATATTTCCATCATTCCAGATCCGGATGAACTACATAATTTTGCAGCTTATGCTACTTGA